AGCCCGATGACGGCCCCGCACACGTCAATGACGGTGTCCATGCCCCCCAACTCGTGGAAGTGCACTTGCTCGCGCGGCACGCCATGGGCCTGGGCTTCGGCGGCCGCGATCCGCTCGACGACGCCGACGGCACGGTCGCAGAGGTCCGCGCGCAGGTTGCCGGCGCGGATGATCGCAATGACGTCGTCGGCGCTCATGCCGTGCTTGTGCTCACGCCCGTGGTTGTCGTGATCGTCACCGTGGTGGCGATGGTGATGCTCCTCTTCGACGTGCACCTTCAGGCCGCGCAGGCCGCTCTTGCGCACTTCCTCAGCCCGCAGCGTCCAGCCGTGCAGCGGCAGCCCGCGCAGCGCGGTCTCGATGGCCGCCAGGTCCGCGCCCGCGTCCACCAGCGCGCCCAGGAACATGTCGCCGCTCAGCCCACAGAACACATCCAGATAGGCAATCCGCAAGGTTCAGTTCTCCATTTCGGTTGAGGATCGGGATAGAGTTCGCGCTATGGAGCGGGCCAACCTCCGGCTCCCTGCACCATGCGCCCCGCAGAGGTGAGACGGCGCAGGGCGACGAACGAACCGACCATGAAGGCCCTGCGGAAGCACGAGGATGTGATCCAGCTCCTGTCCGCCCTCGCCGTCGCGGCGTTGGTGGGCCGGTGGCTGCACACGCGCGGCTGGCCGTGGGTAGAGTGGCTGCCGGCCGCGATCCTGGCCTTCTTCGGCGTCGGCTTCGTCTGGATCATCGTGTGGTTCCTGTGCCGCAAGCTCACCTACGGCAAGATGGCGGCCCGGAACAAGGCAGACCTGCAGGCCGGTGGCGACGGCTGGCCGGGACATGGAGGCGAGGGTCGAGGGTGAAGGGGCAAGGGTGGAGGGTAACGGCCAAGACACAGCCTCCGAGACACTCTCACAGCCCCGCTGCAGGACCCTTGACCCTTCACCCTTGACCCTCGACCCTGGACCCTCTACCCTCACCCCCATGCGCATTGGCTTCCATATCCCTGTGAGCGGCGGGCTGCAGAGCACCATGCGGGGCGCTCTGCAGCGACGCTGCCAGACGCTCCAGGTCTTTGCCGCAGCCCCGGTGCAGTGGCAGGAGCGGCGCTCCGATCCCGCGGAGGACGCGGCCTTCGTGGCGGCGCGGCGCCGGCACGACCTCCACCCACTCTTCGTCCATGCCCCCTATCTGCTGAACCTCGCCAGCCCGGACCGTGCACTGCGCGCCAGGAGCATCCGCCGGCTCGTCGCCGACATGCGGGTGGCCGGCGCGTGGCAGGCGGAGGGCGTCGTGCTGCACCTGGGCAGCGGCGGCCCCGACACGCCGCCACGGAAGGCGGTCCAGCGCGTCGCAACGGCCCTGCGGCAGGTGCTGCACGATACGGACGGGCCAACGCGACTGATCCTCGAGAACAGTGCCGGGCAGGGGAACATCGTCGGGGATACGCCGGAGGAGCTGGCGGAAGTGGTGAACCTCACCGGCGGCGAGCGCCTCGGCCTGTGCCTGGACACGGCCCACGCCTTCGCAGCCGGCTATGCCATACACACGCCGGAGGGGCTGGGCGCGCTGCTACGGCGGCTGGACAGACTAGTGGGGCTCGACCGGCTGCGGCTCATCCACGCCAACGACTCGCTGGGAGCGCTGGGGAGCAACCGCGACCGGCACTGGCACATTGGCCAGGGGGAGATCGGCCCGGCAGGCTGGCGGGCCATCCTGGCCCATGCGAGCCTGCGCCCGCTGCCGTTCGTCATGGAGACGCCAAAGGGGCTCAAGACGGCGCTAGAGGAAGACCTGCGGAACCTGCGGGCCTTGCGGCGGTACATCCCCCGGGAGATCAGGCCGCAACTGCCACGCAAACGGCTCTGAACAGGATGCAAGGATGAAAGGATGTGCAGGATACGGCATCGGCCTCGTCTCTGCCGTTCATCCCAACCATCCTTCCATCCTTACATCCTGTATGCCGTTCGCCGTTACATCCTGACCTCACAGAACTTCCGCTCCGCCGCGCTCTCCCTTGCCCTCAGGCATGTCAGCGCGCTCGTGATCCCGGCTGCGATCGGGCTGCGTGAGTTGCCCTGCTTCTGGACGATCTGCAGGAAGTCGTAGCAGAGCTGCGTGTCGCCGCCGAAGTGCCCCCCGCCGGCCT
This portion of the bacterium genome encodes:
- a CDS encoding deoxyribonuclease IV, which encodes MRIGFHIPVSGGLQSTMRGALQRRCQTLQVFAAAPVQWQERRSDPAEDAAFVAARRRHDLHPLFVHAPYLLNLASPDRALRARSIRRLVADMRVAGAWQAEGVVLHLGSGGPDTPPRKAVQRVATALRQVLHDTDGPTRLILENSAGQGNIVGDTPEELAEVVNLTGGERLGLCLDTAHAFAAGYAIHTPEGLGALLRRLDRLVGLDRLRLIHANDSLGALGSNRDRHWHIGQGEIGPAGWRAILAHASLRPLPFVMETPKGLKTALEEDLRNLRALRRYIPREIRPQLPRKRL